One genomic region from Amycolatopsis sp. FBCC-B4732 encodes:
- a CDS encoding argininosuccinate lyase, whose translation MTLTGRLAETPHDFIRQEFLEPQFRHEVAHLLRWYVLIEKALLTEYRRLGLLSARQVGQIAAALDGLTPEELTVTAGAALSDIALAMETRVTEALPEPAPTWHVDRSRNDLQACAQLLHGRERLGEVAAMLAQLAEVAHERAGHDVSSPMPGYTQLQSAQVITPGFYLSAVVEHVLRVSSRLLGTYDRINFSPLGAGPMAGQELAWDRDRLARAVGCAGPVPHALTAVASRDWLLDIAADIASAGVGFSRFLTDLMAWSSSAYGFVELPDELAGISAAMPQKKNYPLLERLRGRTSHLTACYVDFATGQRNTSFSNTVEVSKEAGTHAGAMFTAIRTVLTGFTLVVGSLRWRTDRMRSASEEDHFGAFGLANELTLRAGIPWRTAQVIAGRYVTAVLAEAGGRGGHIAPAALATAARSAGCQLDDPASYLANSTDPDAQLRAKVSSGSTSPDSVVALLAGQRERLDELAAEWGARRAAVREAVAATDAATRTGSRSAG comes from the coding sequence GTGACGCTGACCGGCAGGCTTGCGGAGACGCCGCACGACTTCATCCGGCAGGAATTCCTCGAACCACAGTTCCGGCACGAGGTCGCTCACCTTTTGCGCTGGTACGTGCTGATCGAGAAAGCGCTCCTAACCGAGTACCGCCGCCTTGGCCTCCTGTCCGCCCGGCAGGTCGGTCAGATCGCGGCGGCGCTCGACGGACTGACTCCCGAGGAACTCACCGTCACTGCCGGAGCGGCTCTCTCGGACATCGCCCTGGCGATGGAGACGCGGGTCACCGAGGCGCTGCCGGAGCCGGCACCGACCTGGCACGTCGACCGGAGCCGCAACGACCTGCAAGCCTGCGCACAACTGCTGCACGGACGTGAGCGGCTCGGTGAGGTCGCCGCCATGCTCGCCCAGCTGGCCGAAGTGGCGCACGAACGCGCGGGCCACGACGTGAGCTCGCCGATGCCCGGGTACACGCAGTTGCAGTCGGCGCAGGTCATCACCCCCGGTTTCTACCTCAGCGCCGTGGTGGAGCACGTGCTGCGAGTGTCGTCCCGATTGCTCGGTACCTACGACCGGATCAACTTCTCCCCGCTCGGCGCCGGGCCGATGGCAGGCCAGGAACTGGCTTGGGACCGGGACCGCCTGGCGCGGGCCGTCGGCTGCGCCGGTCCGGTCCCCCACGCGCTGACCGCCGTGGCGTCGCGGGACTGGCTGCTCGATATCGCCGCAGACATCGCCTCCGCGGGGGTGGGGTTCAGCCGCTTCCTGACCGACCTCATGGCCTGGTCGTCGAGTGCGTACGGCTTCGTCGAGCTGCCGGACGAGCTGGCCGGGATCTCGGCGGCCATGCCTCAGAAGAAGAACTACCCGCTGCTGGAGCGGCTGCGCGGCCGTACCAGCCACCTGACCGCGTGCTACGTCGACTTCGCGACCGGTCAGCGGAACACGTCGTTCAGCAACACGGTGGAGGTTTCGAAAGAAGCGGGGACGCACGCGGGCGCGATGTTCACCGCGATCCGCACGGTGCTGACCGGGTTCACCCTGGTCGTCGGAAGTCTGCGGTGGCGCACCGACCGGATGCGCTCAGCTTCGGAAGAAGACCACTTCGGTGCCTTCGGGCTGGCCAACGAGCTGACCCTGCGCGCGGGCATTCCCTGGCGGACCGCTCAGGTGATCGCCGGCCGGTACGTCACCGCTGTGCTCGCCGAAGCGGGCGGCCGCGGTGGGCACATTGCGCCGGCGGCGCTGGCCACGGCGGCGCGAAGCGCGGGTTGTCAACTGGACGATCCGGCCTCCTACCTGGCGAATTCCACCGATCCGGACGCCCAGCTGCGCGCGAAGGTGTCCTCGGGTTCGACCAGCCCGGACTCCGTCGTTGCGCTGCTGGCCGGGCAGCGTGAGCGGCTCGACGAGCTGGCGGCGGAATGGGGCGCCCGGCGGGCCGCCGTCCGGGAAGCCGTCGCGGCAACCGATGCCGCTACGCGGACCGGCTCCAGGAGTGCCGGATGA
- a CDS encoding kinase has protein sequence MTGHQLIRRPASARAVAVSSAFGTFGELLQGALPDDGPDFLVTLPIARWATATFEYENTRDGVEVFPARKTKARRVAEAVLARYRGGGGTLRLGGTLPEGRGMASSSADLVATARAVASAIGVDLAPQRVEDLLRGIEPTDGVMYPGVVAFEHRNVVLLEQLGGVPPMTIVGIDEGGTVDTVAFNRIPKNFTASERLEYARLLDELRGAVAAGDVAAIGRVSTRSAHLNQRLCPKRTLSAMTALSAEIGGAGVVTAHSGTAIGVLIPDDVPRFRSRLAEAITRCGQLVPRDRVLCCQTLGFARTGERATP, from the coding sequence ATGACGGGCCATCAGCTCATTCGCAGGCCGGCTTCCGCTCGCGCGGTCGCGGTCAGCTCCGCCTTCGGCACCTTCGGCGAGCTGCTGCAGGGCGCGCTGCCCGATGACGGTCCCGACTTCTTGGTCACGTTGCCCATTGCCCGGTGGGCCACCGCGACTTTCGAATACGAAAACACCCGCGACGGTGTCGAGGTGTTCCCGGCCAGGAAGACGAAGGCCCGGCGGGTGGCCGAAGCCGTGCTCGCCCGGTACCGCGGCGGCGGGGGGACGCTGCGACTGGGCGGCACCCTGCCGGAGGGGAGGGGAATGGCGAGCTCCTCCGCCGACCTCGTGGCGACGGCGCGGGCCGTGGCGAGCGCGATCGGAGTGGACTTGGCACCGCAACGCGTCGAGGACCTGCTGCGGGGCATCGAGCCGACGGACGGCGTCATGTACCCGGGGGTCGTGGCGTTCGAGCACCGCAACGTGGTCCTGCTGGAACAGCTCGGCGGCGTGCCACCGATGACGATCGTGGGCATCGACGAGGGCGGTACCGTGGACACGGTCGCGTTCAACCGGATCCCGAAGAACTTCACCGCTTCGGAGCGGCTCGAGTACGCGCGGCTGCTCGACGAGCTCCGGGGCGCGGTCGCGGCGGGCGACGTGGCGGCGATCGGCCGGGTGTCGACCCGCAGCGCCCACCTCAACCAGCGGCTCTGCCCGAAGCGCACGCTGTCGGCCATGACTGCGCTCAGCGCCGAGATCGGCGGGGCCGGGGTGGTCACCGCGCACAGCGGCACGGCGATCGGGGTCCTGATCCCGGACGACGTCCCGAGGTTCCGGAGCCGGCTGGCCGAGGCCATCACGCGGTGCGGTCAGCTCGTTCCCCGCGATCGGGTGCTCTGCTGCCAGACGCTGGGGTTCGCGCGCACGGGCGAGCGGGCTACGCCATGA
- a CDS encoding pyridoxal-phosphate dependent enzyme, with translation MIFDNLVDAIGHTPVVRLRSAPAHVTALAKLELQNLFAMKDRVARQVIVEARENGVLAPGAPIIESSSGTMALGLAVAGSALGHPVHIVTDPRIDAITLAKLRALGCSVHVVEAMTTHGWQSARLERLAILRGQYPEAFWPRQYSNPQNPLAYATLARELVADVGRIDVLVGAVGSGGSLCGTARALRRALGDAGKPGPLRVVGVDAVGSALFAQPDRPERKQSGIGNSLIPGNLDYAQLDEVHWLNDREAFAATRELARREGIFAGNSSGSVYRVLTHLAATATAGTRIVGIFPDRGDRYADSIYDDDYWRRTGIAAQPVRARPRRVRYGTEVGSWAQARVPSEPRKHLVFVEANTTGTGMLALLRARDLGLVPALLTNRPSRYQGVGEADCEIIRCDTTSVTALTAAVRAHLHPGEVGGVTTTSEFSLEVTAALAESLGLPGNPLPAVQACRRKPLTRRLLAGAGLPQPVSVVVTEAADVPEAVAATGLPCVVKPASDSGSTGVLLCTSVRQARAHAARLLAITHNARGQVVLPEVLVEELVQGPEFSVETVFSEGELHVLGTTRTSLSPPPSFVELRHVFPAPLDESASREVEKTVRTAIAAIGLSHGACHTELRLAAAGPTIIEVNARLAGGMIPELIRLAGGADPLAQQLRAAAGMPVELPREPLRRAGVAFITSPEEGRLVRLDGREAARQVDGVSEVRIARCAGDPVRPAADASDRLGYVIASAASVGHLDRSLDAALDRITVRVAGEADGSAVT, from the coding sequence ATGATCTTCGACAACCTCGTCGACGCGATCGGGCACACGCCGGTCGTCCGCTTGCGGTCGGCGCCCGCGCACGTCACGGCGCTGGCCAAACTGGAGCTGCAGAACCTGTTCGCGATGAAGGACCGGGTGGCCCGCCAGGTCATCGTCGAGGCCCGCGAGAACGGAGTGCTGGCCCCCGGTGCGCCGATCATCGAGAGCTCGTCGGGAACGATGGCGCTCGGGCTCGCCGTGGCCGGCAGCGCGCTCGGCCACCCCGTCCACATCGTGACGGACCCCCGCATCGACGCCATCACGCTCGCGAAGCTGAGGGCGCTCGGCTGCTCGGTGCACGTCGTCGAGGCGATGACCACGCATGGCTGGCAGAGCGCGCGGCTGGAGCGGCTGGCCATCCTCCGGGGGCAGTACCCGGAGGCGTTCTGGCCACGGCAGTACTCGAATCCGCAGAACCCGCTCGCCTACGCCACCTTGGCCCGCGAACTGGTGGCGGACGTGGGCCGGATCGACGTCCTCGTCGGCGCGGTCGGCAGTGGCGGCTCGCTGTGCGGCACCGCCCGGGCCCTGCGCCGGGCGCTCGGAGACGCAGGGAAACCCGGCCCGTTGCGGGTGGTCGGCGTCGACGCTGTCGGCAGCGCGCTCTTCGCGCAGCCGGACCGGCCGGAGCGCAAGCAGAGCGGTATCGGCAACAGCCTGATCCCGGGCAATCTGGACTATGCGCAGCTGGACGAGGTCCACTGGCTCAACGATCGGGAGGCGTTCGCCGCGACACGCGAACTCGCCCGCCGCGAAGGCATCTTCGCGGGGAATTCGTCGGGATCCGTTTACCGGGTGCTGACGCACTTGGCGGCCACCGCCACCGCCGGGACGCGCATTGTCGGTATCTTCCCGGACCGCGGCGACCGGTACGCGGACTCGATCTACGACGACGACTACTGGCGGCGTACCGGTATAGCGGCGCAGCCGGTCCGGGCCCGGCCGCGCCGGGTGCGTTACGGCACGGAAGTCGGCAGCTGGGCGCAGGCAAGGGTACCGTCCGAACCGCGCAAGCACCTGGTGTTCGTCGAGGCGAACACCACGGGTACCGGAATGCTTGCTCTGCTTCGCGCCAGAGACCTCGGGCTCGTACCTGCGCTGCTCACCAACCGGCCGAGCCGGTACCAGGGCGTCGGCGAAGCCGATTGCGAGATCATCCGCTGCGACACCACCAGTGTGACGGCACTGACCGCCGCCGTGCGAGCTCACCTGCATCCCGGCGAGGTGGGCGGCGTCACCACCACCAGCGAGTTCTCCCTGGAGGTCACGGCTGCGCTGGCCGAATCGCTCGGCTTGCCGGGCAACCCGCTGCCGGCCGTGCAGGCGTGCCGCCGCAAGCCGCTGACCCGCCGGTTGCTGGCAGGTGCAGGTCTGCCGCAGCCGGTCTCGGTGGTCGTGACCGAAGCGGCCGACGTCCCGGAGGCCGTGGCGGCGACCGGCCTGCCGTGCGTGGTCAAACCGGCATCGGATTCGGGCTCCACGGGGGTACTGCTCTGCACCTCGGTCCGGCAGGCGCGGGCACACGCGGCGAGATTGCTCGCGATCACGCACAATGCGCGCGGGCAGGTCGTCTTGCCGGAGGTGCTGGTCGAAGAGCTGGTCCAGGGGCCGGAGTTCAGCGTGGAAACGGTCTTCTCCGAAGGGGAGCTCCACGTGCTGGGGACAACGAGGACATCGCTGTCGCCGCCGCCTTCGTTCGTCGAGCTCCGGCACGTTTTCCCCGCACCGCTGGACGAGTCCGCGTCCCGCGAGGTCGAGAAGACCGTCCGGACCGCGATCGCGGCCATCGGACTGAGCCACGGCGCCTGCCACACCGAGTTGCGCCTGGCCGCGGCCGGACCGACGATCATCGAGGTCAACGCACGGCTCGCGGGCGGCATGATCCCCGAGCTGATCCGGCTGGCCGGCGGAGCCGACCCACTGGCCCAGCAGCTGAGGGCGGCGGCGGGGATGCCCGTCGAGCTGCCGCGGGAACCGCTGCGCCGGGCCGGCGTCGCCTTCATCACCAGCCCGGAGGAGGGGCGGTTGGTGCGCCTGGACGGTAGGGAAGCAGCCCGGCAGGTCGACGGTGTGTCCGAAGTCCGGATCGCGCGCTGTGCGGGAGATCCGGTGCGGCCGGCTGCCGACGCCTCCGACCGGCTCGGCTACGTCATCGCGTCGGCTGCCTCGGTCGGGCACCTCGACCGGTCGCTCGACGCGGCGCTGGACCGCATCACGGTTCGCGTGGCAGGCGAGGCGGACGGGAGCGCAGTGACGTGA
- a CDS encoding GntG family PLP-dependent aldolase, whose protein sequence is MLEAIAGAALGDDVYGEDPTVARLEELAAEMVGKPAACFMPSGTMANLAALLVHVPRGGRVLVGNESDIYLYEAGGASVCGGLVYEPVPTQSDGTLAPADLAATMPPDPDDPQFAPPGLICVENTHNRMGGRVLSRRYLAELREFAAGHGLPVHMDGARIFNAAVATGVPAARIAAHADSVQFCLSKGLSAPAGSILAGESAFVTRARRVRKMLGGGMRQAGLLAAAGIVALTSMTDRLAEDHELAAAFAASLAQVDGIEIEAGAVVTNIVLFRVEAGGLDDESFLRAARGRGLAMAEFGHGRIRAVTHRGLTATDIADAAAIVADVVRTGNPAV, encoded by the coding sequence ATGCTCGAGGCGATCGCGGGGGCAGCGCTCGGAGACGACGTGTACGGCGAAGACCCGACGGTCGCGCGGCTGGAGGAGCTCGCCGCGGAGATGGTCGGCAAGCCGGCCGCGTGCTTCATGCCCAGCGGCACGATGGCGAACCTCGCCGCCCTGCTGGTCCACGTGCCGCGAGGCGGAAGAGTGCTCGTCGGGAACGAGAGCGACATCTACCTGTATGAAGCCGGCGGGGCGAGCGTCTGCGGTGGGCTCGTCTACGAACCTGTTCCCACGCAGTCGGACGGCACGCTCGCACCGGCCGATCTGGCCGCGACGATGCCACCCGATCCGGACGATCCCCAGTTCGCGCCGCCGGGGCTGATCTGCGTGGAGAACACCCACAACCGGATGGGTGGACGGGTGCTGAGCCGGCGGTATCTGGCCGAGCTGAGGGAATTCGCGGCCGGCCACGGTCTCCCCGTGCACATGGACGGCGCCAGGATCTTCAACGCGGCCGTCGCGACGGGTGTGCCGGCCGCCCGGATCGCCGCTCACGCCGACTCAGTCCAGTTCTGTTTGTCCAAAGGCCTTTCGGCGCCGGCCGGGTCGATCCTGGCCGGTGAATCCGCCTTCGTCACCAGGGCGCGACGCGTCCGCAAGATGCTCGGCGGTGGCATGCGGCAAGCCGGCCTGCTCGCGGCAGCCGGCATCGTCGCGCTGACGTCCATGACGGACCGGCTCGCCGAAGACCACGAGCTGGCGGCGGCGTTCGCCGCGAGCCTGGCGCAAGTGGACGGCATCGAGATCGAAGCGGGCGCCGTGGTCACGAACATCGTCCTGTTCCGCGTCGAAGCCGGCGGGCTGGACGACGAGTCGTTCCTGCGGGCCGCTCGGGGCCGCGGACTGGCCATGGCCGAATTCGGGCACGGGAGGATCCGGGCCGTCACGCACCGCGGCCTCACCGCCACCGACATCGCCGATGCCGCGGCGATCGTGGCGGATGTGGTGCGTACGGGCAATCCTGCCGTCTGA